Proteins encoded together in one Nocardioides marinisabuli window:
- the ruvB gene encoding Holliday junction branch migration DNA helicase RuvB: MRSLTVAEADGDERAVEAALRPRTLDEVVGQQRVRDQLGLVLEAARMRERAPDHVLLSGPPGLGKTTLAMIIAHEMSVPLRLTSGPAITHAGDLAAILSGLNEGDVLFIDEIHRMSRPAEEMLYMAMEDFRVDVVIGKGPGATAIPLEIPPFTLVGATTRAGLLPGPLRDRFGFTAQLEFYEPRDLDTIVHRSAGLLGVELTSEGSAQIASRSRGTPRIANRLLRRVRDYAQVRAGGVVTLEVAEAALDLYEVDALGLDRLDRGVIDVLCRRFGGGPVGVSTLAVAVGEERETVEEVAEPFLVRIGFLARTPRGRVATPAAWTHLGLAPPAGGEETLFGSDAD, from the coding sequence CTGCGCTCCCTGACCGTGGCCGAGGCCGACGGCGACGAGCGCGCCGTCGAGGCGGCGCTGCGCCCGCGCACCCTCGACGAGGTCGTGGGCCAGCAGCGGGTGCGCGACCAGCTCGGGCTGGTGCTGGAGGCCGCGCGGATGCGCGAGCGCGCCCCCGACCACGTGCTGCTCTCGGGCCCTCCGGGCCTGGGCAAGACGACCCTGGCGATGATCATCGCCCACGAGATGAGCGTGCCGCTGCGCCTGACCAGCGGCCCGGCCATCACCCACGCCGGCGACCTGGCGGCGATCCTGTCGGGGCTCAACGAGGGCGACGTGCTCTTCATCGACGAGATCCACCGGATGTCGCGCCCCGCCGAGGAGATGCTCTACATGGCGATGGAGGACTTCCGGGTCGACGTCGTCATCGGCAAGGGCCCCGGCGCCACTGCCATCCCGCTCGAGATCCCGCCCTTCACCCTCGTCGGCGCCACCACCCGCGCCGGGCTGCTGCCGGGTCCGCTGCGCGACCGCTTCGGCTTCACCGCGCAGCTGGAGTTCTACGAGCCCCGCGACCTCGACACGATCGTGCACCGCTCGGCGGGGCTGCTCGGCGTCGAGCTGACAAGCGAGGGCTCGGCCCAGATCGCGTCCCGCTCCCGCGGCACCCCGCGCATCGCCAACCGGCTGCTGCGCCGGGTGCGCGACTACGCCCAGGTGCGCGCCGGGGGCGTGGTGACCCTCGAGGTCGCCGAGGCCGCGCTCGACCTGTACGAGGTCGACGCGCTGGGCCTCGACCGGCTCGACCGCGGGGTCATCGACGTGCTGTGCCGACGCTTCGGCGGCGGTCCCGTCGGGGTCTCCACCCTGGCGGTCGCCGTGGGCGAGGAGCGCGAGACCGTCGAGGAGGTCGCCGAGCCGTTCCTCGTGCGCATCGGCTTCCTGGCCCGTACGCCGCGTGGCCGGGTGGCCACCCCGGCCGCCTGGACCCACCTGGGCCTGGCCCCGCCGGCGGGCGGCGAGGAGACCCTCTTCGGCTCCGACGCCGACTGA
- the yajC gene encoding preprotein translocase subunit YajC → MEAIAPFLPLLGIAFVFWLLIIRPQSRRNRELISMQQSIAVGDEVMLTSGIQGTVRGLADDTFELEVSPGVVLRVARGAVGRIVSRVDEPADPAGPEEL, encoded by the coding sequence GTGGAGGCCATCGCCCCCTTCCTGCCCCTGCTGGGCATCGCGTTCGTGTTCTGGCTGCTGATCATCCGTCCGCAGTCACGGCGCAACCGCGAGCTCATCTCGATGCAGCAGTCCATCGCCGTGGGTGACGAGGTCATGCTGACCTCGGGCATCCAGGGCACCGTGCGCGGCCTCGCCGACGACACCTTCGAGCTCGAGGTCAGCCCCGGCGTGGTGCTGCGCGTCGCGCGCGGCGCCGTCGGCCGCATCGTCTCCCGCGTCGACGAGCCGGCCGACCCCGCCGGTCCCGAGGAGCTCTGA
- the secD gene encoding protein translocase subunit SecD encodes MARRPSNPGRTLVAFFASVAVLFGLVALAGSWTPQLGLDLQGGTSITLRAEGDPTDESLEEARKIIDDRVNGSGVAEAEVTTQGGKDIVVEVPGENRRDLLDTVQRTAQLRFRLVACSQVDGRCQSTTGLPEQIIPEAPTTNGGGNGADGSNGSDGSEGTDQQQGNNRPALGFGVKAGGEGEQPTEEPTEEPTQQGGTKKNNQADVYEQCVTAAADDPLTDEPLQWVDQPTSECVAAFAQYQCPADGSGSPMADDPETPLVTCDEDGVAYLLSPAMIEGTELSDASSAIPQGQVAYAVLLSFDGGGTRTFAEISRSLFGTEKQFAIVLDGQVLSAPTMDGVIVDGNAQITGDFNEERAASLATSLKFGALPIAFEDDPLTQVVGPTLAGDQLSAGLLAGGIGLGVVMLYCLLYYRGLGTVVIASLVVAGAITYGMVLLLSETAGFTLTLPGIAGLIVAVGITADSFIVLFERIRDEMRDGKSMRVAVESGWKRARNTAVAADVVSILAAVILYIFAAGVVKGFAFALGLTTIIDLVVFFFFTKPAVSWLARFPFFHSGHKLSGLNPETLGVDRVPAGGTA; translated from the coding sequence GTGGCCCGACGCCCCTCCAACCCCGGGCGCACCCTGGTCGCCTTCTTCGCCTCGGTCGCCGTGCTCTTCGGCCTGGTGGCCCTGGCCGGCAGCTGGACGCCCCAGCTCGGCCTGGACCTGCAGGGCGGCACCAGCATCACGCTGCGCGCCGAGGGCGACCCGACCGACGAGTCGCTCGAGGAGGCCCGCAAGATCATCGACGACCGCGTCAACGGCTCGGGCGTCGCCGAGGCCGAGGTGACCACGCAGGGCGGCAAGGACATCGTGGTGGAGGTCCCCGGCGAGAACCGCCGCGACCTGCTCGACACCGTCCAGCGCACCGCCCAGCTGCGCTTCCGCCTGGTGGCCTGCTCGCAGGTCGACGGACGCTGCCAGAGCACCACCGGGCTGCCCGAGCAGATCATCCCCGAGGCGCCCACCACGAACGGCGGCGGCAACGGGGCCGACGGCTCGAACGGGTCCGACGGCTCCGAGGGCACCGACCAGCAGCAGGGCAACAACCGCCCCGCACTCGGCTTCGGCGTCAAGGCCGGCGGCGAGGGCGAGCAGCCCACCGAGGAGCCGACCGAGGAGCCCACCCAGCAGGGCGGCACCAAGAAGAACAACCAGGCCGACGTCTACGAGCAGTGCGTCACCGCCGCCGCCGACGACCCGCTGACCGACGAGCCGCTGCAGTGGGTCGACCAGCCCACCTCCGAGTGCGTCGCGGCCTTCGCGCAGTACCAGTGCCCCGCCGACGGCTCCGGCTCGCCGATGGCCGACGACCCCGAGACCCCGTTGGTGACCTGCGACGAGGACGGCGTGGCCTACCTGCTCTCGCCGGCCATGATCGAGGGCACCGAGCTCTCCGACGCCTCGTCGGCGATCCCGCAGGGCCAGGTCGCCTACGCCGTGCTGCTGTCCTTCGACGGTGGCGGCACCCGCACCTTCGCCGAGATCTCGCGCTCGCTCTTCGGCACCGAGAAGCAGTTCGCGATCGTGCTCGACGGCCAGGTGCTGTCCGCGCCGACCATGGACGGCGTCATCGTCGACGGCAACGCCCAGATCACCGGCGACTTCAACGAGGAGCGCGCCGCCAGCCTGGCCACCAGCCTGAAGTTCGGCGCGTTGCCGATCGCCTTCGAGGACGACCCGCTGACCCAGGTCGTGGGCCCCACCCTCGCCGGTGACCAGCTCTCCGCGGGCCTGCTGGCCGGCGGCATCGGCCTGGGCGTCGTGATGCTCTACTGCCTGCTCTACTACCGCGGGCTGGGCACCGTCGTCATCGCCTCGCTGGTGGTGGCCGGCGCCATCACCTACGGGATGGTGCTGCTGCTCAGCGAGACCGCCGGCTTCACGCTCACCCTGCCCGGCATCGCCGGGCTGATCGTGGCCGTCGGCATCACCGCCGACTCCTTCATCGTGCTCTTCGAGCGGATCCGCGACGAGATGCGCGACGGCAAGTCGATGCGGGTGGCCGTCGAGTCGGGCTGGAAGCGGGCCCGCAACACCGCGGTGGCCGCCGACGTCGTCTCGATCCTCGCCGCAGTGATCCTCTACATCTTCGCGGCCGGCGTCGTGAAGGGCTTCGCGTTCGCGCTGGGCCTGACCACGATCATCGACCTGGTGGTGTTCTTCTTCTTCACCAAGCCGGCCGTCTCGTGGCTGGCCCGCTTCCCGTTCTTCCACAGCGGTCACAAGCTCTCGGGCCTCAACCCCGAGACGCTCGGTGTCGACCGCGTCCCGGCAGGAGGGACCGCCTGA
- the secF gene encoding protein translocase subunit SecF, whose protein sequence is MGRYSRLGNDLYTGRRSVDFVGKKWLWYAISAVLVAVAVLGLSVRGLDLGIEFTGGTQYRVSLGTEATQEQADDLRSTVADTGVEGAASPVVSTLGEDSLLVQTGQLSQEESTEVARAIVEATGIDAAADLSQEDIGASWGADVARSSLIGLAVFLFFVVLFIWAYFREWKMSVAALVALAHDVVITVGVYALSGFEVTPATVTGLLTILAFSLYDTVVVFDKVRENTAGLGRGGTTYAAAANLAVNQTLVRSINTSLVALLPVGAILYVGAIQLGASSLQDLALALFVGMAAGTYSSVFIATPFLVDLKAGETEVVMAERRAKARARQGDRYAAVPGYSEGMAVTDESGTRPAPGAPGAPVPATVPAEPRTAPPRAQEPMGRGRTLPQARGEVRRSGAAGRQQPSRQTRSKRGKK, encoded by the coding sequence ATGGGCCGGTACTCACGACTCGGCAACGACCTCTACACCGGCAGGCGCTCCGTCGACTTCGTCGGCAAGAAGTGGCTCTGGTACGCCATCTCCGCGGTGCTGGTCGCCGTGGCGGTGCTCGGCCTCAGCGTGCGCGGCCTCGACCTCGGCATCGAGTTCACCGGCGGCACGCAGTACCGCGTCAGCCTCGGCACCGAGGCGACCCAGGAGCAGGCCGACGACCTGCGCTCGACCGTCGCCGACACCGGCGTCGAGGGCGCTGCCTCGCCCGTGGTCAGCACCCTGGGCGAGGACTCGCTGCTCGTCCAGACCGGCCAGCTCTCCCAGGAGGAGAGCACCGAGGTCGCCCGCGCGATCGTCGAGGCCACCGGCATCGACGCCGCCGCCGACCTCTCGCAGGAGGACATCGGGGCCAGCTGGGGCGCCGACGTGGCCCGCTCCTCGCTGATCGGTCTCGCGGTCTTCCTCTTCTTCGTGGTGCTCTTCATCTGGGCGTACTTCCGCGAGTGGAAGATGTCGGTGGCGGCGCTGGTCGCGCTGGCCCACGACGTGGTGATCACCGTCGGCGTCTACGCGCTCTCGGGCTTCGAGGTCACGCCCGCGACCGTCACCGGTCTGCTGACGATCCTGGCGTTCTCGCTCTACGACACCGTCGTGGTCTTCGACAAGGTCCGCGAGAACACCGCCGGGCTCGGCCGGGGCGGCACGACGTACGCCGCCGCCGCCAACCTGGCGGTCAACCAGACCCTGGTGCGCTCGATCAACACCTCGCTGGTCGCGCTGCTGCCCGTCGGGGCGATCCTCTACGTCGGCGCGATCCAGCTGGGTGCCAGCTCGCTGCAGGACCTGGCGCTCGCGCTGTTCGTCGGCATGGCCGCCGGCACCTACTCCTCGGTCTTCATCGCCACCCCGTTCCTGGTGGACCTGAAGGCGGGGGAGACCGAAGTCGTGATGGCCGAGCGCCGCGCCAAGGCGCGCGCCCGCCAGGGCGACCGGTACGCCGCGGTGCCGGGCTACTCCGAGGGCATGGCCGTCACCGACGAGTCGGGCACCCGACCCGCCCCGGGCGCCCCCGGCGCCCCGGTGCCGGCGACGGTGCCGGCCGAGCCGCGCACCGCGCCGCCGCGCGCCCAGGAGCCGATGGGCCGGGGCCGCACCCTGCCCCAGGCCCGTGGCGAGGTGCGCCGCAGCGGCGCCGCCGGGCGCCAGCAACCGAGCCGCCAGACCCGCTCGAAGCGCGGCAAGAAGTGA
- a CDS encoding adenine phosphoribosyltransferase — MSLDAAREALGRLVRDVPDYPEPGVVFKDITPLLADHDGLAAVVAGLAHAGRDADGRPVVDVVVGMEARGFILGAPVALALGAGFVPVRKAGKLPRETHAVSYDLEYGSATLEMHTDGVRAGHRVLLVDDVLATGGTARATVDLVERCGAEVVGVAVLMDLAFLPWREALGEVAVTTLMSVGADAPETES, encoded by the coding sequence GTGAGCCTCGACGCGGCCCGCGAGGCGCTGGGCCGGCTGGTGCGCGACGTGCCCGACTACCCCGAGCCCGGGGTGGTCTTCAAGGACATCACGCCGCTGCTGGCCGACCACGACGGCCTCGCGGCCGTGGTGGCCGGGCTCGCGCACGCGGGCCGCGACGCCGACGGCCGCCCGGTCGTCGACGTGGTGGTGGGCATGGAGGCGCGCGGCTTCATCCTCGGCGCCCCGGTGGCGCTGGCCCTGGGCGCCGGCTTCGTGCCGGTGCGCAAGGCCGGCAAGCTGCCCCGCGAGACCCACGCGGTCTCCTACGACCTCGAGTACGGCTCGGCCACGCTGGAGATGCACACCGACGGTGTGCGCGCCGGCCACCGGGTGCTGCTGGTCGACGACGTGCTGGCCACCGGCGGCACGGCCCGCGCCACCGTCGACCTGGTCGAGCGCTGCGGCGCCGAGGTGGTGGGGGTCGCGGTGCTGATGGACCTGGCGTTCCTGCCCTGGCGCGAGGCGCTCGGCGAGGTCGCCGTCACGACGTTGATGAGCGTCGGCGCCGACGCCCCCGAGACCGAGTCCTAG
- a CDS encoding RelA/SpoT family protein: MRARLARMGHRGQGANPVLEPLFRAVRANHPKADLALLERAYVTAERLHGTQMRKSGDPYITHPLAVTTILAGIGMTEPTLAAALLHDTVEDTPYTLEELTADFGEEVALLVDGVTKLDKVVYGDSAQAETIRKMIVAMSRDIRVLVIKLADRLHNMRTLRFVPQKSQERTARETLDIYAPLAHRLGMNTIKWELEDLAFATLHPKIYDEIVRMVAERAPSREQFMAQVISQVETDLREARIKAKVTGRPKHYYSIYQKMIVGGREFSDIYDLVGIRVLVEEDRDCYAVLGILHSRWNPVLGRFKDYVAMPKFNMYQSLHTTVMGPQGKPVEMQIRTFAQHRRAEYGVAAHWKYKENGRTGVDTEKRADLDDMSWVRQLLDWQSEVEDPGEFLESLRFEINRAETYVFTPRGDVIALPSGSTPVDFAYAVHTEVGHHTIGARVNGRLVPLESKLENGDVIEVFTSKSVNAGPSRDWLGFVKSPRARSKIRQWFTKERREEAIEQGKEQIAKLMRKEGLPLKRLLSHESLTLAAEHFKIADVTALYAAVGENNLSAQAVVKQVLDLHGGAQGAEEDLAEAVTITGRRAHRRTSGGGDAGVVVKGASDLWVKLAKCCTPVPPDPILGFVTKGGGVSVHRQDCTNARSLQSQPEKLLEVEWAPTTTSTFLVNIQVEALDRARLLSDITMALSDAHVNILSAQLATSRDRVAKSRFTFEMAETKHLDTVLRAVRGVPGVFDAYRVTQ; the protein is encoded by the coding sequence ATGCGCGCCCGCCTGGCCCGGATGGGCCACCGCGGGCAGGGCGCCAACCCGGTCCTGGAGCCGCTGTTCCGCGCCGTGCGCGCCAACCACCCCAAGGCCGACCTGGCCCTGCTGGAGCGTGCCTACGTCACCGCCGAGCGGCTGCACGGCACCCAGATGCGCAAGAGCGGCGACCCCTACATCACGCACCCGCTGGCGGTCACCACGATCCTGGCCGGCATCGGCATGACCGAGCCGACCCTGGCGGCCGCGCTGCTGCACGACACCGTCGAGGACACGCCGTACACGCTCGAGGAGCTGACGGCCGACTTCGGCGAGGAGGTGGCGCTGCTGGTCGACGGGGTGACCAAGCTCGACAAGGTCGTCTACGGCGACTCCGCGCAGGCCGAGACGATCCGCAAGATGATCGTCGCGATGTCGCGCGACATCCGGGTGCTGGTCATCAAGCTCGCCGACCGGCTGCACAACATGCGCACCCTGCGGTTCGTGCCGCAGAAGAGCCAGGAGCGCACGGCGCGCGAGACCCTCGACATCTACGCCCCGCTGGCCCACCGGCTGGGCATGAACACCATCAAGTGGGAGCTGGAGGACCTCGCGTTCGCCACCCTGCACCCCAAGATCTACGACGAGATCGTGCGGATGGTCGCCGAGCGGGCGCCCTCGCGCGAGCAGTTCATGGCCCAGGTCATCAGCCAGGTCGAGACCGACCTGCGCGAGGCACGGATCAAGGCCAAGGTCACCGGCCGGCCCAAGCACTACTACTCGATCTACCAGAAGATGATCGTGGGCGGTCGGGAGTTCTCCGACATCTACGACCTGGTCGGCATCCGGGTGCTGGTCGAGGAGGACCGCGACTGCTACGCGGTGCTCGGCATCCTGCACTCGCGGTGGAACCCGGTCCTGGGCCGGTTCAAGGACTACGTCGCGATGCCGAAGTTCAACATGTACCAGTCGCTGCACACCACGGTGATGGGCCCGCAGGGCAAGCCGGTGGAGATGCAGATCCGCACCTTCGCCCAGCACCGCCGCGCCGAGTACGGCGTCGCCGCGCACTGGAAGTACAAGGAGAACGGCCGCACCGGCGTCGACACCGAGAAGCGCGCCGACCTCGACGACATGTCGTGGGTGCGCCAGCTGCTCGACTGGCAGAGCGAGGTCGAGGACCCGGGGGAGTTCCTGGAGTCGCTGCGCTTCGAGATCAACCGCGCCGAGACCTACGTCTTCACCCCGCGCGGCGACGTGATCGCGCTGCCCTCGGGCTCGACCCCGGTCGACTTCGCCTACGCCGTGCACACCGAGGTCGGCCACCACACCATCGGCGCCCGCGTCAACGGGCGCCTGGTGCCGCTGGAGTCGAAGCTCGAGAACGGCGACGTGATCGAGGTCTTCACCTCCAAGTCGGTCAACGCCGGCCCCTCGCGCGACTGGCTGGGCTTCGTGAAGTCCCCGCGCGCCCGCTCCAAGATCCGCCAGTGGTTCACCAAGGAGCGCCGCGAGGAGGCGATCGAGCAGGGCAAGGAGCAGATCGCCAAGCTCATGCGCAAGGAGGGCCTGCCCCTCAAGCGGCTGCTCTCCCACGAGTCGCTCACCCTGGCCGCCGAGCACTTCAAGATCGCCGACGTCACCGCGCTCTACGCCGCGGTGGGGGAGAACAACCTCTCGGCGCAGGCCGTGGTCAAGCAGGTGCTCGACCTGCACGGCGGCGCGCAGGGTGCCGAGGAGGACCTCGCCGAGGCCGTCACCATCACCGGCCGGCGCGCGCACCGTCGTACGTCGGGCGGCGGCGACGCCGGCGTGGTCGTCAAGGGCGCCTCGGACCTGTGGGTCAAGCTGGCCAAGTGCTGCACACCGGTGCCGCCCGACCCGATCCTGGGATTCGTGACCAAGGGCGGCGGGGTCTCGGTGCACCGCCAGGACTGCACCAACGCCCGCTCGCTGCAGTCCCAGCCCGAGAAGCTCCTCGAGGTCGAGTGGGCGCCCACCACCACCTCGACCTTCCTGGTCAACATCCAGGTCGAGGCGCTCGACCGGGCCCGGCTGCTTTCCGACATCACCATGGCGCTCTCCGACGCCCACGTGAACATCCTCTCGGCGCAGCTGGCCACCAGCCGCGACCGGGTGGCCAAGAGCCGCTTCACCTTCGAGATGGCCGAGACCAAGCACCTCGACACCGTGCTGCGCGCCGTGAGAGGCGTCCCCGGCGTCTTCGACGCCTACCGCGTCACCCAGTAG
- a CDS encoding DUF349 domain-containing protein, protein MTSHQWGRVADDGTVYVRTADGERSVGSYPAGTPEEALAFFTERFAALAFEVELLEKRVNSGVMSPEEAAESVRTVRAQVHDANAVGDLAGLEARLDALAPILATQRDARRAEKEKRNAEAREAKEKLVAQAEKLAEGDDWRHGANRLRDLLEQWKAIPRIDRASDDALWRRFSTARTGYTRRRKAHFAQLSEQREGAKAVKERLAAEAEALADSTDWGPTAGRYRDLMRDWKAAGPAPKDIDDKLWKRFRGAQDRFFGARDAANAALDEEFAANAVVKDALLVEAEALLPALEESGDIEAAKRAFRDIADRWDAAGKVPRSRMKELEARIRKVEQTIRGHEDEQWRRSDPEKSARADDMVAKLQAAIDDVEADLEKARAAGNDKKVAELEENLASRHAFLEMARRASAEYGS, encoded by the coding sequence GTGACGAGCCACCAGTGGGGACGCGTCGCCGACGACGGGACCGTCTACGTCAGGACCGCCGACGGCGAGAGGTCGGTGGGGTCCTACCCCGCCGGCACGCCCGAGGAGGCACTCGCCTTCTTCACCGAGCGCTTCGCAGCGCTGGCCTTCGAGGTCGAGCTGCTCGAGAAGCGGGTGAACTCCGGGGTCATGTCGCCCGAGGAGGCGGCCGAGTCGGTGCGCACCGTGCGCGCCCAGGTCCACGACGCCAACGCCGTCGGCGACCTCGCCGGCCTCGAGGCGCGCCTCGACGCGCTCGCGCCGATCCTGGCCACGCAGCGCGACGCGCGTCGTGCCGAGAAGGAGAAGCGCAACGCCGAGGCCCGCGAGGCCAAGGAGAAGCTGGTCGCCCAGGCCGAGAAGCTCGCTGAGGGCGACGACTGGCGCCACGGCGCCAACCGGCTGCGCGACCTGCTGGAGCAGTGGAAGGCGATCCCGCGCATCGACCGCGCCTCCGACGACGCGCTGTGGCGCCGCTTCTCCACCGCCCGCACCGGCTACACCCGCCGCCGCAAGGCCCACTTCGCCCAGCTCAGCGAGCAGCGCGAGGGCGCCAAGGCGGTCAAGGAGCGCCTGGCCGCCGAGGCCGAGGCCCTCGCCGACTCCACCGACTGGGGCCCCACCGCGGGCCGCTACCGCGACCTCATGCGCGACTGGAAGGCCGCCGGCCCGGCCCCCAAGGACATCGACGACAAGCTGTGGAAGCGGTTCCGGGGCGCGCAGGACCGGTTCTTCGGTGCCCGCGACGCCGCCAACGCCGCGCTCGACGAGGAGTTCGCCGCCAACGCCGTCGTCAAGGACGCCCTGCTCGTCGAGGCCGAGGCCCTGCTGCCGGCCCTCGAGGAGAGCGGCGACATCGAGGCCGCCAAGCGCGCCTTCCGCGACATCGCCGACCGCTGGGACGCGGCCGGCAAGGTCCCCCGCTCGCGGATGAAGGAGCTCGAGGCCCGCATCCGCAAGGTCGAGCAGACCATCCGCGGCCACGAGGACGAGCAGTGGCGCCGCTCCGACCCCGAGAAGTCGGCCCGTGCCGACGACATGGTCGCCAAGCTCCAGGCCGCGATCGACGACGTCGAGGCCGACCTGGAGAAGGCGCGTGCGGCCGGCAACGACAAAAAGGTCGCCGAGCTCGAGGAGAACCTCGCCTCGCGCCACGCCTTCCTCGAGATGGCGCGCCGCGCCTCCGCCGAGTACGGGAGCTGA
- a CDS encoding MBL fold metallo-hydrolase — protein sequence MFIAGFPAGPWGTNCYVVATGAGSECVVVDPGKDAAQGVAEVVREHRLKPVSVLVTHGHVDHMWCVAPVAGSYDATAYIHPADRHLLTDPMAGMSRETTQMLLGGSYEWAEPDDVRELSDSQELELAGLRFVVDHAPGHTEGSVTFRTPYDAQDVSEVMFSGDLLFAGSIGRTDLPGGDHPTMLRSLAAKVLPLADDIVVLPGHGEQTSIGRERATNPYLQDL from the coding sequence GTGTTCATCGCCGGCTTCCCCGCAGGTCCCTGGGGCACCAACTGCTACGTCGTCGCCACCGGAGCGGGCTCCGAGTGCGTGGTGGTCGACCCCGGCAAGGACGCCGCCCAGGGCGTCGCCGAGGTGGTGCGCGAGCACCGCCTCAAGCCCGTCTCGGTGCTGGTCACCCACGGTCACGTCGACCACATGTGGTGCGTGGCCCCGGTCGCCGGCAGCTACGACGCCACGGCCTACATCCATCCCGCCGACCGGCACCTGCTGACCGACCCGATGGCCGGCATGTCGCGCGAGACCACCCAGATGCTGCTGGGCGGCTCCTACGAGTGGGCCGAGCCCGACGACGTGCGCGAGCTCTCCGACAGCCAGGAGCTCGAGCTGGCCGGGCTGCGCTTCGTGGTCGACCACGCGCCCGGGCACACCGAGGGCTCGGTCACCTTCCGCACGCCGTACGACGCCCAGGACGTCTCCGAGGTGATGTTCTCTGGCGACCTGCTCTTCGCGGGCTCGATCGGGCGCACCGACCTGCCGGGAGGCGACCACCCCACGATGCTGCGCAGCCTGGCCGCCAAGGTGCTGCCGCTGGCCGACGACATCGTGGTGCTGCCGGGCCACGGCGAGCAGACCTCCATCGGTCGCGAGCGCGCGACCAACCCGTACCTCCAGGACCTCTGA
- the hisS gene encoding histidine--tRNA ligase — protein sequence MSAKIRPLSGFPELLPAQRVVEQQVVDTLRQTFELHGFAGIETRAVEPLDQLLRKGDTSKEVYLLRRLQEESPEGHAGLGLHFDLTVPFARYVLENAGRLEFPFRRYQIQKVWRGERPQEGRFREFTQADIDIVGRDTLAFHHDVEVTRVMLDALSRIDLLPSLRLQVNNRKLIQGFYAGLGIADTDEVMRLVDKLDKLPVEQVRALLVDEAGASDAQAEQVLALATIRSADASFVDRVRALGVEHPLLDEGLTELAALVAGCADLVDDRVRIEADLSIARGLDYYTGTVFETRLDGYESLGSICSGGRYDALASDGRTTYPGVGISLGLSRLVVTLLARTGMTADRAVPSAVLVAVNDEDSRSESDAIATALRAHGVPCEVAASAAKFGKQIRYAERRGIPYVWFTGEAGHQVKDIRTGEQVAADPDTWAPPHDDLRPKVVSRTDQEQKQ from the coding sequence ATGAGCGCCAAGATCCGCCCGCTGAGCGGGTTCCCCGAGCTGCTGCCCGCGCAGCGCGTCGTCGAGCAGCAGGTCGTCGACACCCTGCGCCAGACCTTCGAGCTGCACGGCTTCGCCGGCATCGAGACCCGCGCCGTCGAGCCGCTCGACCAGCTGCTGCGCAAGGGTGACACCTCCAAGGAGGTCTACCTGCTGCGCCGGCTGCAGGAGGAGTCGCCGGAGGGCCACGCCGGCCTCGGCCTGCACTTCGACCTGACGGTGCCCTTCGCCCGCTACGTCCTGGAGAACGCGGGCCGGCTGGAGTTCCCCTTCCGGCGCTACCAGATCCAGAAGGTCTGGCGCGGCGAGCGGCCGCAGGAGGGCAGGTTCCGCGAGTTCACCCAGGCCGACATCGACATCGTCGGTCGCGACACGCTGGCCTTCCACCACGACGTCGAGGTGACGCGGGTGATGCTCGACGCCCTCTCGCGCATCGACCTCCTGCCCAGCCTGCGCCTGCAGGTCAACAACCGCAAGCTCATCCAGGGCTTCTACGCCGGGCTCGGCATCGCCGACACCGACGAGGTGATGCGCCTGGTCGACAAGCTCGACAAGCTGCCGGTCGAGCAGGTCCGCGCGCTGCTGGTCGACGAGGCCGGCGCGAGCGACGCCCAGGCCGAGCAGGTGCTGGCCCTGGCCACGATCCGCAGCGCCGACGCCTCCTTCGTCGACCGGGTGCGCGCGCTGGGCGTGGAGCACCCGCTGCTCGACGAGGGCCTCACCGAGCTCGCCGCCCTGGTGGCCGGCTGCGCCGACCTGGTCGACGACCGGGTCCGCATCGAGGCCGACCTGTCGATCGCCCGCGGGCTCGACTACTACACCGGCACCGTCTTCGAGACCCGCCTCGACGGCTACGAGTCGCTGGGCTCGATCTGCTCGGGCGGCCGGTACGACGCCCTGGCCAGCGACGGCCGCACCACCTACCCCGGCGTCGGCATCTCGCTGGGGCTGAGCCGGCTGGTGGTCACGCTGCTGGCCCGCACCGGGATGACCGCCGACCGCGCGGTGCCCAGCGCCGTGCTGGTCGCGGTCAACGACGAGGACAGCAGGTCCGAGTCCGACGCCATCGCCACCGCGCTGCGCGCCCACGGCGTGCCCTGCGAGGTGGCGGCCAGCGCCGCGAAGTTCGGCAAGCAGATCCGCTACGCCGAGCGCCGCGGCATCCCCTACGTCTGGTTCACCGGCGAGGCCGGTCACCAGGTCAAGGACATCCGCACGGGGGAGCAGGTGGCCGCTGACCCGGACACCTGGGCCCCGCCCCACGACGACCTCCGACCGAAGGTCGTCTCCCGCACAGATCAGGAGCAGAAGCAGTGA